In Dyadobacter subterraneus, a single genomic region encodes these proteins:
- a CDS encoding monovalent cation:proton antiporter-2 (CPA2) family protein: MTSDFLSQALVYLGAAVICVPIAKKVGMSSVLGYLLSGIIIGPFVLGFIGKEGQDIMHVAEFGVVMMLFIIGLELEPAAFWKMRKAIAGFGFSQLFGTSILLSLVFILMGWQWTTAVSGGLTLTMSSTAIVLQTLKEKGLSHTSAGQASFSVLLFQDIAVIPILAILPLLATTAVVADEAHPSLLSGLPAWVQTILVIAAVGSIYGIGTYLVVPMLRVIAKTGLREMFTASSLLLVVAVAFLMEMVGLSPALGTFVAGVVLANSEFRHELESDIDPFKGLLLGLFFMGVGASINFQLIQEAPMQIATLVLLVLFIKFIVLFGIGKIYKLNNDQNFLFALGLSQVGEFAFVLLSFTGQLNIIDEEWIGKLTAITAISMMTTPLLLLMHEKFIHPYFGIKEKPVEKPGDVIDEHHEVIVAGFGHFGSTIGRLLRANGIAATILDNNPDQVELLRRMGFKVYYGDATRIDMLKSAGIESAKILIAAIDSPDINSTLVHTVRKHFPHIKILARARNRFDAHDLMETGVTNVYRETLYTAVQLAVDALGELGFRKHTATRQGQKFIKFDEKALAKLASSRHDLKEYALNSKDEIAIQEKLLQNDLLLSFSDNDHSWDSNFVKEAILGKDPETAPTK, translated from the coding sequence ATGACAAGCGATTTTCTTTCTCAGGCTTTGGTATATCTTGGCGCAGCAGTTATTTGTGTTCCGATCGCGAAAAAAGTCGGTATGAGTTCCGTACTTGGTTATCTGCTCTCCGGAATTATTATCGGGCCTTTCGTACTTGGGTTTATTGGAAAAGAAGGCCAGGATATTATGCATGTTGCAGAATTTGGCGTGGTCATGATGTTATTCATTATCGGCCTGGAACTGGAACCGGCAGCATTTTGGAAAATGCGAAAAGCCATTGCCGGTTTTGGATTTTCACAACTTTTCGGCACCAGTATTCTTCTTTCTCTTGTGTTTATTTTGATGGGCTGGCAGTGGACTACCGCAGTTTCAGGCGGACTTACATTAACAATGTCGTCCACCGCCATTGTTCTGCAAACTCTGAAAGAAAAAGGTTTATCCCATACCTCCGCTGGTCAGGCGTCTTTCTCTGTTTTATTATTTCAGGACATCGCAGTCATCCCGATTCTGGCCATTTTACCTTTGCTGGCTACCACGGCGGTTGTCGCCGATGAAGCGCATCCATCTTTATTAAGCGGACTTCCGGCCTGGGTTCAAACGATTTTGGTCATTGCGGCGGTTGGTTCCATTTATGGTATCGGGACATATTTGGTCGTGCCTATGCTACGTGTTATTGCCAAAACCGGACTTCGGGAAATGTTTACGGCGTCTTCACTTTTGCTGGTTGTTGCCGTAGCTTTTTTAATGGAAATGGTAGGTTTAAGTCCGGCACTAGGCACATTTGTCGCTGGTGTTGTTTTGGCAAACAGCGAATTTCGGCATGAGCTTGAAAGCGATATTGATCCGTTTAAAGGACTTTTACTGGGTTTATTTTTTATGGGCGTTGGTGCGTCGATTAATTTTCAACTTATTCAGGAAGCTCCTATGCAAATCGCAACGCTGGTTTTGCTCGTTTTGTTTATCAAATTCATTGTCCTTTTTGGTATTGGAAAAATATACAAACTGAACAACGATCAAAATTTCCTCTTTGCCCTTGGATTGAGTCAGGTGGGAGAATTTGCCTTTGTATTACTTTCATTTACCGGTCAGCTCAACATCATCGACGAAGAATGGATTGGAAAATTGACGGCGATAACGGCGATCAGTATGATGACAACGCCGCTTCTTCTTTTGATGCATGAAAAATTTATTCATCCTTATTTTGGTATTAAGGAAAAGCCTGTTGAGAAACCAGGTGATGTTATTGATGAGCATCATGAAGTGATTGTCGCAGGTTTTGGGCATTTCGGAAGCACTATTGGAAGACTATTACGAGCAAATGGCATTGCGGCAACCATTCTGGACAACAATCCGGATCAGGTGGAATTGTTGAGACGCATGGGTTTTAAAGTTTATTATGGTGACGCGACTAGAATTGATATGCTTAAATCCGCCGGTATCGAAAGCGCGAAAATCTTAATTGCTGCCATTGATTCCCCGGATATTAACAGCACTCTGGTTCATACGGTCAGAAAACATTTCCCACATATTAAAATTCTGGCACGCGCCCGTAACCGATTTGACGCACATGATTTGATGGAAACCGGTGTTACCAATGTTTATCGGGAAACGCTGTATACCGCAGTTCAACTTGCTGTGGATGCGCTTGGAGAACTTGGTTTCAGAAAACATACAGCAACACGCCAGGGACAAAAATTCATCAAGTTTGATGAAAAAGCATTGGCAAAACTTGCCTCGTCGCGGCATGACCTGAAAGAATATGCGCTTAATTCAAAGGACGAAATTGCGATTCAGGAAAAGCTATTACAAAATGATTTACTGCTCAGTTTTTCTGACAATGACCATTCCTGGGACAGCAATTTTGTTAAGG
- a CDS encoding NAD(P)H-dependent oxidoreductase, with product MSNRVLILFAHPLFEKSRVNKMLVNSYPAGVTFHDLYEHYPDFNIDIEKEKDLLTEHDIIIWQHPIYWYSCPALLKQWIDLVLEAGWAYGPGGIALKGKSVFQVITTGAPEHSYQKEANNRFTIRQFLAPFDQTATLCKMNYLPPFVTHGSHRIHKEQVNEQADAYYFLLEHLTNNDPDLEALKKYNYLNDWVKENQLS from the coding sequence ATGTCAAATCGTGTACTGATTTTATTTGCCCACCCTCTTTTTGAAAAATCGAGGGTGAATAAAATGTTAGTGAACAGCTATCCTGCGGGAGTAACTTTTCACGACTTATATGAGCATTATCCGGATTTCAACATTGATATTGAAAAGGAAAAAGATCTTTTGACAGAACATGATATCATTATCTGGCAGCATCCGATTTATTGGTATAGTTGTCCTGCATTATTGAAACAATGGATTGACCTCGTTCTCGAAGCTGGCTGGGCGTATGGACCGGGAGGAATTGCACTTAAAGGAAAATCTGTTTTCCAGGTTATAACAACCGGAGCGCCAGAGCATTCCTATCAGAAAGAAGCGAATAACCGTTTCACCATCCGCCAGTTTCTTGCCCCTTTTGACCAGACTGCAACTTTATGCAAAATGAATTATTTGCCGCCTTTTGTGACACACGGATCGCATAGAATTCACAAAGAGCAGGTGAATGAGCAGGCTGATGCTTATTATTTTCTTTTGGAACATTTGACAAATAATGATCCTGACTTGGAGGCTTTGAAAAAATATAACTACCTGAATGATTGGGTAAAAGAAAACCAACTATCATGA
- a CDS encoding LytR/AlgR family response regulator transcription factor — translation MTNILIIEDEVPAANYLKGLLQQMDPQANVVGMLESVEMAIFWLQNNPLPDLIFMDVQLGDGTCFEIFEQVSIACPIIFTTAHDQYAMRAFKFNSIDYLLKPIRPELLRFSMDKYYQLNKENTTAKVRVLEEIVHSQILNKKNARRSFLVPYRDKLIPLKAQDFAWLTIQNGIVTAMLHDDRSFILDKSLEELENQLDTSNFFRANRQFIISRDCIKDIELYFNGRLLMRVYPVSTNLILVSKERVPTFKKWFEETP, via the coding sequence ATGACAAATATATTAATCATTGAAGACGAAGTCCCGGCAGCGAATTACCTGAAAGGTCTTTTACAACAAATGGATCCGCAGGCAAATGTGGTTGGTATGCTGGAAAGTGTAGAAATGGCCATTTTCTGGCTTCAAAACAATCCATTACCAGACCTGATTTTTATGGACGTGCAATTGGGCGACGGGACTTGTTTTGAGATTTTTGAACAGGTTTCAATAGCATGCCCGATTATTTTCACTACGGCACATGACCAATATGCTATGCGTGCGTTTAAATTTAACAGTATTGATTATCTATTAAAACCAATCCGTCCGGAATTGCTGCGGTTTAGTATGGACAAATATTATCAGTTAAATAAGGAAAATACAACGGCGAAGGTCAGGGTGCTGGAAGAAATTGTCCATTCACAAATCCTGAATAAAAAAAATGCGCGAAGGAGTTTTTTGGTACCGTATCGCGATAAATTGATTCCATTAAAAGCCCAGGATTTTGCCTGGCTCACAATCCAGAACGGAATTGTGACAGCTATGCTTCATGATGACCGGAGTTTCATTTTAGACAAATCACTTGAAGAACTTGAAAATCAACTGGATACTTCTAATTTTTTTAGGGCTAACCGTCAGTTTATTATTTCCCGTGATTGTATCAAAGATATTGAGCTATATTTTAACGGAAGGCTTTTGATGCGGGTTTACCCGGTTTCAACCAATCTTATTCTGGTTAGTAAAGAGCGCGTGCCGACATTTAAAAAGTGGTTTGAAGAAACACCTTGA
- a CDS encoding sensor histidine kinase, which produces MKILYDKGVALAWRFCIIWSLFISVPWLFLIINSSPSPTVEGFGLAYLGVQLISNFLFSWIFSNLYLFHICNIPGWFNRQKTYVKVFLSLILFFVLTELLFQLQLLTLNSQKNIFFFNEVTFGYNILVLLAIRVFGDFLEVDQRNYQINLENEQLKREKLKTQLDALRHQLNPHFLFNALNILNISIASNPEEAQRIVHDLSDILRYNLKIQNQNVVQLSDELDIARSYLALHKARFGDKLMYKFDNVETSREWYIIPLSLQILIENAIKHNVITSNHILHIEVKLDETEKQLLVVNSITRKTNVASSGIGLQNLDARYRLQTGKETSQIHDAQQFLVKVPLIESP; this is translated from the coding sequence ATGAAAATTCTCTATGACAAAGGTGTTGCGCTTGCATGGCGTTTCTGTATCATATGGAGTCTGTTTATCAGCGTTCCATGGTTATTTTTGATTATCAATTCTTCGCCCTCTCCTACTGTTGAAGGCTTTGGATTGGCGTATCTTGGCGTTCAGCTGATATCCAATTTTTTATTTTCCTGGATTTTCAGCAATCTGTATCTTTTCCATATTTGTAATATTCCGGGATGGTTCAACAGGCAAAAAACGTACGTCAAGGTTTTCCTGTCGCTGATTTTGTTTTTCGTTTTGACTGAACTTCTGTTTCAGTTACAGCTTTTAACTTTAAATTCTCAAAAAAACATTTTCTTTTTCAATGAGGTAACTTTCGGCTACAACATTTTGGTATTGCTGGCCATCCGGGTATTTGGTGATTTTCTGGAAGTGGATCAAAGAAATTATCAGATCAATCTGGAAAATGAACAGCTCAAAAGAGAAAAACTAAAAACACAGCTGGACGCGCTTCGGCATCAGCTAAATCCTCATTTTTTGTTCAATGCGCTCAATATTCTCAATATTTCCATCGCAAGCAATCCGGAGGAAGCACAGAGAATTGTGCATGATCTTTCAGATATTCTTCGCTATAACCTGAAAATTCAGAACCAGAATGTCGTACAACTTTCTGATGAGCTTGATATCGCGCGCTCTTATCTGGCTTTACACAAAGCGCGGTTTGGCGATAAACTGATGTACAAATTTGACAATGTTGAAACAAGCCGCGAGTGGTATATCATTCCGCTTTCATTACAAATCCTGATTGAAAATGCTATTAAGCACAATGTAATTACCTCCAATCATATTCTCCACATTGAAGTAAAATTGGATGAAACCGAGAAACAGTTGCTGGTCGTAAATTCTATTACCCGGAAAACAAATGTTGCAAGCAGCGGGATAGGTTTACAAAATTTGGATGCGCGTTACCGGCTGCAAACCGGAAAGGAAACCTCACAGATCCATGATGCACAACAATTCTTAGTTAAAGTCCCTTTAATCGAATCTCCATGA
- a CDS encoding GAF domain-containing protein has product MEPLKLLIVSIRNEWQSLIVESLNAAGYIYKIKIAATKQLALQACYHDKFDLVISNCTLPDGQVSDLVSVLGNQIPCLVMAEGVCPVNADKALSILATNFYITSANKISWLEAMETTLAKWQQNALVRLAQMDQNKQSFHEKVLARCEEELTSFNFRSEKDCCVMNTLNLLTEALDVSRAYICQKVKLPDTFFGIIKTSEYRAPGVYNQDKTYLADSSSAWYPYFKRWDKLFENRQPIANLLKELPESEQNMFQNRDIQSILAVPFFYKKQWAGFIGLEDTMNQREWTFDEIELVQSVCALIHEKHVYREKPVQFETNRLQVTPAA; this is encoded by the coding sequence ATGGAACCCTTAAAATTATTAATCGTTTCAATTCGAAATGAGTGGCAGAGCCTCATTGTCGAGTCTCTGAACGCGGCAGGTTACATCTATAAAATTAAAATCGCTGCCACCAAGCAACTTGCACTCCAGGCGTGTTACCACGACAAATTTGACCTTGTTATTTCCAACTGCACCCTTCCCGACGGACAAGTTTCCGACCTTGTCAGTGTGTTAGGCAATCAGATTCCATGTCTTGTAATGGCCGAAGGTGTTTGCCCGGTAAATGCGGATAAAGCTTTATCAATTCTGGCAACCAACTTTTATATTACAAGTGCCAATAAAATTTCATGGCTCGAAGCCATGGAAACAACCCTGGCTAAATGGCAGCAAAATGCTTTGGTTCGCCTGGCGCAAATGGATCAGAACAAGCAAAGTTTCCATGAAAAGGTTTTGGCCAGATGTGAGGAGGAATTGACGTCGTTCAATTTCAGAAGCGAAAAAGATTGCTGTGTAATGAATACGCTGAACCTATTGACAGAGGCGCTGGACGTGAGCCGGGCTTATATTTGTCAAAAGGTAAAGCTTCCCGATACATTTTTTGGTATCATCAAAACAAGTGAATACCGTGCTCCCGGTGTATATAATCAGGATAAAACCTATTTGGCAGATTCTTCCTCTGCCTGGTATCCTTACTTCAAACGCTGGGACAAACTTTTTGAAAACCGCCAGCCAATTGCAAATTTATTAAAGGAACTGCCGGAAAGCGAGCAAAACATGTTTCAAAACCGCGACATCCAATCCATTCTTGCGGTTCCATTTTTTTACAAAAAACAATGGGCAGGATTTATCGGTTTGGAAGATACTATGAATCAGCGGGAATGGACATTTGACGAAATTGAGTTGGTCCAGTCCGTCTGTGCCCTGATTCATGAAAAACACGTTTACAGAGAAAAACCGGTACAATTTGAGACAAACCGCTTACAAGTGACTCCTGCCGCATAG
- a CDS encoding GAF domain-containing protein produces MESLQLLVVSLKGKSQTLIENSLAEANYSFEITHADSKQHALLACGEKKFDVLISNCKLSDGPVTDLVSVLGDLLPCLVMAEGKCPFTAESILFIPETNYYISCSEQISWLTHLENTMAIWENAAKERIALFNQNYNNLFETALLRCAEELSPGNESTDTAILNTLDLLREVLDISRVYICRKYGSANHATEIVQTLEVCAPGVASKNRKNSNVNYPYYKSWDRSFSAQKPVQIKYAALEPDQKSWWQTRDMQSFLAIPISYNETWDGFIGFEDSMHPRDWSTSEISFLKSVSELIHEKHMHFQNTPVFQNNNV; encoded by the coding sequence ATGGAATCCTTGCAATTATTGGTAGTGTCATTAAAAGGAAAATCTCAAACCCTTATTGAGAACTCACTTGCGGAAGCTAATTACAGCTTTGAAATAACCCATGCAGACAGCAAACAGCATGCGCTACTGGCTTGTGGCGAGAAAAAATTCGATGTATTAATTTCCAATTGCAAACTATCCGACGGGCCTGTTACTGATCTGGTCAGCGTTCTGGGAGATTTACTTCCTTGTCTTGTTATGGCAGAAGGAAAATGTCCTTTTACTGCGGAATCGATTCTTTTTATACCCGAAACAAATTATTATATCAGTTGCTCTGAACAAATTTCCTGGCTTACACATCTTGAAAATACGATGGCAATCTGGGAAAATGCTGCAAAGGAACGTATTGCTTTGTTTAATCAAAATTATAATAACCTTTTTGAAACTGCCCTTTTGCGCTGTGCAGAAGAATTGTCGCCGGGAAATGAATCCACAGACACTGCTATCCTTAACACGCTGGATTTACTCCGCGAAGTGCTGGATATAAGCCGGGTTTATATTTGCCGCAAATATGGGTCGGCAAACCATGCTACGGAAATTGTCCAGACTTTGGAAGTCTGCGCACCTGGTGTGGCTTCAAAAAATAGAAAAAATTCTAATGTTAATTATCCCTACTATAAAAGCTGGGACAGATCTTTTTCCGCACAAAAACCTGTCCAGATAAAATATGCTGCATTAGAACCAGACCAGAAATCGTGGTGGCAGACAAGGGACATGCAATCATTTCTTGCCATTCCGATTTCTTATAATGAAACCTGGGATGGATTTATAGGATTTGAAGACAGCATGCATCCGAGAGACTGGTCTACTTCCGAAATCAGTTTTCTGAAATCCGTTTCAGAACTGATCCATGAAAAACATATGCATTTTCAAAATACCCCGGTTTTTCAAAATAACAATGTCTAA
- a CDS encoding bestrophin family protein — protein sequence MYTAREIKPNLVLKFSWRSVLFFLLYSGTLFLLYFYFEIHLGVSFVPIGLIGTAVAFSVGFKNNASYSRLWDARRSWGGMVNASRSFGSYVVAFLKSEEISTEEISHIKEEILYRHIAYLNTVRIQLRRKSVWGDMNTVAHKVVGPDNHAQVSSDVTRILLEFLPENEAESYSRKKNVATQIMKTQTGRITDLAAKGYISESCHRRLMEVIQEFFNHQGACEAIKGFPFPRQYAYYSKLFVWLFILILPFGLLTEFAKLNGAAVWLGIPLYVVIAWIFHTMEVVGDTSENPFENAINDVPMTAICRIIETDLRDMLNEENIPAPIEAIDNILM from the coding sequence ATGTACACTGCACGAGAAATCAAACCGAACCTTGTCCTTAAATTTTCCTGGCGTTCTGTTTTGTTTTTCCTACTCTATTCGGGCACACTCTTCCTGCTTTATTTTTATTTCGAAATTCACCTTGGCGTTTCTTTTGTTCCCATTGGACTAATCGGTACAGCCGTCGCCTTTTCAGTTGGATTTAAAAATAATGCTTCATATTCCAGACTATGGGATGCCAGACGTTCCTGGGGCGGTATGGTCAACGCCAGCCGAAGTTTTGGATCCTATGTTGTTGCCTTTCTGAAATCCGAGGAAATCTCAACCGAAGAAATAAGTCATATAAAAGAAGAAATATTATACCGGCACATAGCTTATTTAAACACGGTACGCATTCAACTCCGTCGTAAAAGTGTTTGGGGTGATATGAATACGGTCGCACATAAAGTGGTTGGACCTGATAACCATGCGCAGGTTTCCTCGGATGTCACGAGAATATTGCTTGAATTTCTGCCTGAAAACGAAGCTGAAAGTTATTCCAGGAAAAAAAACGTTGCCACGCAAATCATGAAAACCCAAACCGGGCGGATTACCGACCTGGCGGCCAAAGGTTACATTTCTGAATCGTGCCACCGCCGGTTAATGGAAGTAATCCAGGAATTTTTCAATCACCAGGGTGCCTGTGAAGCTATAAAAGGTTTTCCTTTTCCAAGACAGTATGCCTATTACAGCAAGCTCTTTGTCTGGTTATTCATTCTTATTTTACCTTTTGGTTTGCTTACAGAGTTTGCCAAACTCAATGGAGCTGCTGTCTGGCTGGGAATTCCTCTCTATGTGGTGATCGCCTGGATATTTCACACGATGGAAGTTGTTGGCGACACCAGTGAAAATCCTTTTGAAAATGCCATCAATGATGTTCCTATGACTGCCATTTGCCGGATTATTGAAACCGATTTGAGGGATATGCTGAACGAGGAAAATATACCGGCTCCGATTGAGGCTATTGATAATATTTTGATGTAA
- a CDS encoding ester cyclase has translation MSANKSLSRRYFYQIMNGMNADTAHEILSEDFIFTLPTHPEPFHGPDGFLGLVGMLHGAFPDFYINPQEMVAGDDWVVTRWIGGGTHLGSPLLTVKGNVEATGNFFEIDGMTWHTIKNGKIVESIGHEDTLGLMLQLGVLPSEKKTEPDLAANEILATRYFEEIMTQGNLEVIEEILDPEFAFIIPTQPEPIKGYEAFTEFVKYLHNAFPDIKFTVMRQTSEGSKVASRWSIAGTHQGEFLGVPASGHHLIDYGIDIFTIKNGKIFSVHVNENDFGLMQQLGAIPS, from the coding sequence ATGAGCGCGAACAAGTCACTTTCACGTCGTTATTTTTATCAGATCATGAATGGAATGAATGCGGATACCGCGCACGAAATTCTATCAGAAGACTTCATTTTTACACTCCCGACACACCCTGAACCTTTTCATGGACCGGACGGATTTTTAGGATTGGTTGGTATGTTACACGGCGCTTTTCCAGACTTTTATATCAATCCGCAGGAAATGGTAGCTGGCGACGACTGGGTAGTTACCCGTTGGATTGGCGGAGGTACGCATTTAGGTTCACCACTTTTAACAGTAAAAGGAAATGTAGAAGCAACCGGAAATTTCTTTGAAATTGACGGAATGACATGGCATACCATTAAAAATGGAAAAATTGTTGAATCAATTGGTCATGAGGATACACTAGGTTTAATGCTTCAATTGGGTGTTTTGCCAAGTGAAAAGAAAACGGAGCCGGATCTTGCTGCGAATGAGATTTTGGCAACGCGTTATTTTGAAGAAATCATGACGCAGGGAAATTTAGAGGTGATTGAAGAAATCCTTGATCCTGAATTTGCCTTTATTATTCCTACACAACCGGAGCCAATCAAAGGTTATGAAGCTTTTACGGAATTTGTTAAATACTTGCATAACGCTTTTCCTGATATCAAGTTCACTGTAATGCGCCAGACTTCTGAAGGCAGCAAAGTTGCCTCGCGGTGGAGCATTGCCGGAACACATCAGGGAGAATTCCTGGGCGTTCCCGCTTCAGGACATCATCTGATCGATTACGGAATTGACATTTTCACGATCAAAAACGGTAAAATATTTTCTGTTCATGTGAATGAAAATGACTTTGGATTGATGCAGCAATTAGGTGCTATTCCATCCTGA
- a CDS encoding ester cyclase: MSELEKNKAIIRRYWFELWNEKRIEVLDEIAIENIVFHFPQGQAHKPATLRIWFETALIAFPDVHFTLHDELAEGDKVVSRWSYEATNTGTFLGRETTSIKVTDLGIDIFRIENDKIVEMWVAQDSLGLLQQLKVLQ, encoded by the coding sequence ATGTCTGAATTAGAAAAAAACAAGGCGATCATTCGTCGTTACTGGTTCGAGCTTTGGAATGAAAAGCGAATTGAAGTACTGGACGAAATCGCGATTGAAAACATTGTTTTTCACTTCCCGCAAGGCCAGGCGCACAAACCTGCTACACTAAGAATCTGGTTTGAAACTGCGCTGATCGCATTTCCTGATGTACATTTCACTTTACATGACGAGTTGGCCGAAGGCGACAAAGTCGTTAGCCGCTGGTCTTATGAAGCTACAAATACCGGAACATTTCTTGGCCGCGAAACGACGAGCATAAAAGTAACGGATCTTGGCATTGACATTTTCCGCATTGAAAATGACAAGATCGTTGAAATGTGGGTAGCTCAGGATAGTCTGGGTTTATTGCAGCAATTAAAAGTGCTTCAATAA
- a CDS encoding ester cyclase, which produces MSYTAEQNNAICVEFFETAWNTGVIREDLLSEDAIDHSQVGGKTVSEPGSGSFKHIVGMFRGGMPDAAISIEDAIYANDKVVHRWRLNGTDTQGIMGMPPSGKHISMTGTTTVRLADGKIAERWANVDELGLLQQLGVVPPPPGAH; this is translated from the coding sequence ATGTCTTATACTGCCGAACAAAACAATGCAATCTGCGTTGAATTTTTTGAAACTGCCTGGAATACAGGTGTAATTCGTGAAGATTTGTTATCAGAAGATGCTATCGACCATTCTCAGGTTGGAGGCAAAACAGTAAGTGAACCAGGTTCCGGAAGCTTCAAGCATATAGTAGGAATGTTTCGTGGCGGAATGCCGGATGCAGCCATCAGCATAGAAGACGCTATTTACGCGAATGACAAAGTCGTTCACAGATGGAGATTAAACGGAACAGATACGCAAGGAATTATGGGCATGCCTCCGAGCGGAAAACATATTTCGATGACCGGTACAACAACGGTTCGTTTGGCTGATGGCAAAATTGCGGAACGCTGGGCTAACGTGGATGAGCTTGGTTTGCTGCAGCAACTTGGTGTGGTGCCGCCACCTCCGGGAGCGCATTGA
- a CDS encoding type 1 glutamine amidotransferase domain-containing protein, protein MSKKILAVLSEYGYWGIELVGPLEKLEAAGYTVEFITPNGKKAEALPPSYDTTYVDPPLGTCVTTPLAAEKVIAFEATNRLETRQNLSEVIPQRPYFSTPDFLRAFEKYYADLKIAQDKITEEYAAVLLVGGSGPIIDMVNNQRVHDLILGFYKKNMPVAGICYGVAPLVFARDFNERDSIIKGKHVTGHCIEYDYHDGTGFLHTDLNMGPPPYVLEYILSDAVGPEGKYHGNFGKETSVIVDYPFITARSLQCSFEFGDQFVNVLDKGLTRYGW, encoded by the coding sequence ATGTCTAAAAAAATATTAGCAGTTCTTTCCGAGTACGGATATTGGGGAATAGAGCTGGTTGGCCCTCTTGAAAAATTGGAAGCTGCGGGATACACCGTAGAATTTATAACGCCAAACGGAAAAAAAGCAGAAGCCTTGCCACCCAGTTACGACACTACGTATGTGGATCCTCCGCTTGGTACTTGTGTAACCACACCACTTGCAGCAGAAAAGGTAATCGCTTTTGAAGCTACAAACCGGTTGGAAACAAGGCAAAATCTTTCCGAAGTAATTCCGCAGCGTCCGTATTTTTCAACACCTGATTTTTTAAGAGCGTTTGAGAAATATTACGCTGATCTTAAAATCGCTCAGGATAAAATTACAGAAGAATACGCAGCTGTTCTTTTGGTAGGAGGTAGCGGGCCAATTATTGATATGGTTAATAATCAGCGTGTTCATGATCTGATTCTTGGATTTTACAAGAAAAATATGCCGGTTGCAGGAATTTGCTATGGAGTTGCACCGCTTGTTTTCGCTCGTGATTTCAACGAAAGAGATTCGATCATCAAAGGAAAACATGTGACTGGCCACTGTATCGAATACGATTACCACGACGGAACCGGGTTTCTTCACACAGATTTGAATATGGGGCCACCGCCATATGTTTTGGAATACATTCTTTCTGACGCCGTTGGACCGGAAGGCAAATACCACGGAAATTTTGGAAAAGAGACTTCTGTAATTGTTGATTATCCATTCATTACCGCCCGCTCATTGCAGTGTTCATTTGAGTTTGGTGATCAGTTTGTAAATGTCCTTGATAAAGGTCTGACTCGTTATGGCTGGTAA